The following coding sequences are from one Virgibacillus necropolis window:
- the ftsL gene encoding cell division protein FtsL translates to MSASQARNWEQTQTTASPKKDKQVVVKVRKQSWITKGEKVLYSIVGTCLITASMYMVSFASSTDTVNRELQALENKVQTQQVQNEGLLFEKKELSRPERIVKIAKENGLQIQDAEIKQVSVIKK, encoded by the coding sequence ATGAGTGCAAGTCAAGCCCGCAATTGGGAACAAACACAAACTACTGCATCACCGAAAAAGGACAAACAGGTTGTAGTAAAGGTAAGAAAACAAAGCTGGATTACAAAGGGTGAAAAAGTTCTATATTCAATAGTAGGTACATGTTTGATTACTGCATCTATGTATATGGTATCTTTCGCTTCTTCCACAGACACGGTCAATAGAGAATTACAAGCACTAGAAAATAAGGTTCAAACACAACAAGTACAAAATGAAGGATTATTATTTGAAAAAAAAGAGTTGAGTAGACCAGAGAGAATTGTTAAAATTGCTAAAGAAAATGGCTTGCAAATTCAAGATGCGGAAATTAAGCAAGTTAGTGTTATAAAGAAATAA